The window TGTTTTTATGCAGATGTATGCTTACGGGCGGTATGTCAAAATCTTTTTTAAGCATGTGGTAACCTTTTACGCAAAGGTTATCCTCGGCCCTGCCGGGAATATCAAGCCCCGACGAAGTAAAAGTAAGCTCATCACTCTCAACCACTTCCAGCGCATCTTTAATGTTAACGGGATAAAAAATGGTTTCCAGGTTATGATAACCATCCGGGCGGCGTTCTGTAATATTCAGGCCTATGTTAATTTTTGCGTTGGGAAAAAGGATCATGCGTTTTGTTGAGTGGTTGATTGGGTTGATTAAGTTGATTAAGTTGATTAAGTTGATTAAGTTGATTAAGTTGGCAAGACAATTAACCCCTGTCTCGTTTTGTAGTTTTCAAAGTTTTTTTCACCCCAATTCTAACCTAATCAACCACTCACCCAATCAACTTAATTAACCATCCGCAGCAAAGTTATCATCTTCCGATTGATTAGGAATCATTAACAAACTTGTATTTTTGCACATATTTAGGATAGTTAACACAGATTATTTTTCTTTGTAGTTGGTTCATTGGTTTACTGGTTCATTAGTTCATTGGTTGCATATCGTTTAATTGCATGGTCGTCTCTAAAAATTGGCCAGGCAAAAGCAATATCCCAGCGAATATTAAACCAACAGACAAGACCAATGAACTAATGAACCACTGAACTAATGAACTAAAAAATGAAACAGTATCTCGATTTGATGAAACATGTATTGGAAACCGGCGCGCAAAAGCACGACAGGACGGGTACCGGTACAGTAAGTGTGTTTGGCTACCAGATGCGTTTCAACCTTAAAGATGGTTTCCCGATGGTGACCACCAAAAAGCTGCACTTAAAATCAATTATCCATGAATTAATCTGGTTTTTAAGTGGTGATAGCAATATTCGTTACCTGAAAGAAAATGGCGTACGCATTTGGGACGAGTGGGCCGATGCCGACGGAAACCTTGGCCCCGTATATGGTGTGCAATGGCGCAGCTGGCCTACGCCTGATGGCGGCCATATTGACCAGATAGCCCAGGTAGTAAACCAGATTAAAAACAACCCCGATTCGCGCCGCATGATCGTGTCTGCCTGGAACGTGGCAGAAGTAAACCAGATGGCGTTACCACCTTGCCATAGCCTGTTCCAGTTTTACGTGGAGCCCGCTAATCCCTTGAAGGGAGAATCAAAGGGCAAGTTGTCGTGCCAGTTGTATCAACGAAGCGCCGATATATTTTTGGGTGTGCCCTTCAACATCGCATCATACGCCCTGCTCACCATGATGATGGCACAGGTTTGCGACCTGGATTATGGCGATTTCATCCATACGCTGGGCGATGCCCACCTATATAACAATCACCTGGAACAGGTTAACCTCCAATTAAGCCGCGAGCCAAGGCCGCTGCCAACCATGAAGATAAACCCGGAGGTGAAGGATATTTTCGGCTTTAAGTTTGAAGATTTTACTTTGGAGAATTATGACCCGCATCCGCATATTAAGGGTGTGGTGGCTGTATAATAGTCATTATGTCATTTGCTGCGCGTCATTGGTCATTGGTCATTGGTCATTGGTCATTGGTGAGAATTTTTTAGGTGTGGGATTGTTAGGATAGATTGGGAAATTAAAAATTTGTAGATTTGACTATGACTGCGGTTCAGATAAAAGAAGAAATACAAAAAGCATTGAATGATATGCCCGAAACGGCATTGGCAGATGTTTTGAATTTTGTAAAACAATTTCAAACACATCCGTTTGATCAATCAACCCTCGATAATAATTTAAAAAAGATCATGAGCGAGGATAAAGGTTTATTGGAGCGCTTAGCCAAATGATCTCTATACAATCTGTTTTATATATTCATTCCCAATTAATTAAAAATTTTGGAGGTGGCGAAGGTGTGAGAGATCAGGGTGGCCTGGAAGCCGCCATCGCCCGGCCATATGCTACTTTTGACGGCATTGACTTGTACCCCGAACCCATTGACAAAGCTGCCGCCATTTTCGAGAGCCTAATTATTAACCATCCTTTTATCGACGGCAATAAAAGAACTGCCTACACCCTATTGAGACTAATGTTATTAGGTTTTGGTTGGGACATCGAAGCATCGGAGGACGAAAAATACGACATGACAATTGCCGCAAGTACCGGAAAGTTAAAGTTCGACGAGATAAAATTGTGGCTTTCAGAAAAAACCATCACAAAAAACAAATGATCGTAAGTATAATAGTAGCGATAGCCAAAAACCACGCTATCGGCAAAGACAATAAATTACTTTGGTACCTGCCCAATGACTTAAAGCATTTTAAAGATGTTACCAGCGGGCATACGGTTATCATGGGACGCAAAACATTTGATTCAGTAGGTAAACCATTGCCAAGGCGCAGGAATATTGTGATTACCCGCCAGGATATCAGCATTGAAGGTTGCGAAGTTGTAAAATCAATTGAAGCGGCATTGGTACTTTGCGCCGCTGAGGATGAAATATTTATTGTAGGTGGTGCCGAAATTTACAGGCAGGCCATCCCGCTCACGAACCGCATATATCTCACCATAATTGACCAGGAATTTGAAGGTGACACCTTTTTCCCTGAGTTAAACACAGGGGATTGGCAAGAAACGCAAAGGGAAAATTTTGAGCCCGATGACAAAAACAAGTATAGCTATTCGTTTATCACACTGGAGCGTCGCTAACATTTTTTGTCATCAATTTGTTTTAATTTAAAATTTTCTGCTTGCGAAATTTTATTAGATTTGCCGTCTTAATAAAAAATAGCTTATAAACTAATTAATTACATATTACAAATTCGATGCAAGGTAAAGGGGTTATTAAATTTTTCGCCATTCTGTTGGCAGTTGTGTGTATCTACCAGCTGTCTTTTACATGGGTGGCCCAAAAAGTTGAGAGTGATGCCAAGGCATACGCAAAGGGGAATGCTGAAAAAGAGAAGGCTTACCTGGACTCAATGTCTACACAACCGGTATATCCGATATTCAAACACACTTACGCTTTCGTATTGCAAAGGGAACTTGCATTAGGTTTGGACCTTAAAGGTGGTATGAACGTTACTATGCAGATACAGCTTGATGAGCTGGTACGCAAAATTGCGAACGACAACCCCGATGCAACATTCAACCAGGCTTTGGCAAACGCCGATAAACTGCAGGCTAACGCTAAAACCAGCCAGAAAGATTATATCGCGCTGTTTGTAAGCGAGTATGAGAAATTGAATCCGGATGGCAAGCTGGCCGCTATCTTTTCAACAAAAGATAACCAGGATCACTTAAAGTTCAACGCCACCAACAGCGAAGTTGAAGCTTATCTGCGAGATTTGGCCAGCACCGCTGTAAAACAATCGTTCACGGTTTTAAATACCCGTATCAACCAGTTTGGCGTAACCCAGCCTAACATTCAGTTAGAGGCCAGTTCAAACCGCATCCTGATTGAGCTGCCTGGTGTTAAAGAACCAGACCGCGTTCGTAAACTGTTATCAGGAACTGCAAAGCTGGAGTTTTATCAAACATTTGATAACAGCGAAGCCTACCAGACCATTATAGCTATTGACAACCTGCTTGGTGCAAAAAACAAAACCATTGCTAAAACTGATACTACCAAGACAACTGCAACCGCGGCCGCTAAAACCGATACCGCTAAAAAAGCAGGATCGTTGTTAAGCAAGGTGCAAAAAAGTGCCGAAAAAGACACTTCGGCAAGCGCTTTGGCAGGCAAATCGCAATTGGCTGCGCAACATCCGTTATTGTCTGTAATGTCGTTAAACCTATATCCAGGTCAAAACGGTCAGCAGCAATTAGGTTCAGGTCCTGTTGTTGGTTATGCTTTGTTAAAAGATACCGCCAAGGTTAATAGCTACCTGCATAGCAAACTTGCACAATCGGCTATCCCACGCAATATGAAATTCCTTTGGGATGTAAAACCCATGAAGGATGCCAAACAAAAAGCATTTGCTTTATACGCCATTAAGTTAAGCGGCGCCGAAAACGGCCCGGTACTTTCTGGTTCTGTAATTACCGATGCAAGGGCCGATGTTAACCAAAAAGGCAGCCCTGAGGTTGTAATGATCATGAACTCGGAAGGTGCCCAAAAATGGCGTGCCGTTACTGCCGAGGCTGCTGCTGCAACCAACAAGCGCGCTATTGCCATTGTGTTGGATGATAACGTATACTCTGCCCCAAATGTTCAAAACGAAATTTCGGGTGGTGTATCATCAATTGAAGGAAGCTTTACACAAGAAGATACACGGGATTTGGCCAACGTGTTAAAAGCTGGTCGTTTACCTGCTCCTGCGCACATCGTATCTGAGGACGTTGTAGGTCCGTCGTTAGGTAAACAAGCTATAGCCGCCAGTTTGCTATCATGCGTACTGGGATTGGTAGTAGTACTTGTTTTCATGATTGCGTACTATAACCGTGCAGGTACTGTTGCGGTGGTTGCGGTTATTATCAACATATTTTTCCTGATGGGTGTATTAACCAGCTTAGGTGCTGTGTTAACCGTACCGGGTGTAGCGGGTATAGTACTTACCTTAGGTATAGCGGTAGATGCCAACGTGTTGGTGTATGAGCGGGTACGTGAAGAGCTTGCTTTGGGTAAATCATTAAAAATAGCTGTAGCCGATGGTTTCAAACACGCGCTGCCATCTATTCTCGATTCACAGATCAGTACGTTCCTTACCGGTTTAATCCTGTTCATCTTCGGTTCGGGCCCTATCCAGGGTTTTGCAACTACCTTAATGATCGGTATTATCACCTCATTATTCTGTTCGCTGTTAATCTCAAGGGTTATATTTGAGTGGATGCTTGAAAAAGGTTGGGATATTAAATTCAGCAACCCATGGAGTTCACATACCTTCAAAAATGCTAACTACGCGTTTGTTAAAAACCGTTTCAAGTTTTACATTTTCTCGGGTACGTTTATCATTGCCGGTATTATTTCGATATTTGTGCGTGGCTTTAGCTACGGTGTTGATTTTGAGGGTGGCCGTAACTTTATAATTACGTTCCCTAACAAAAACATAACAACAGAGCAAATTCACAGTGTTGTTGACCCATCTTTGTTAGGCCGCGGTACCGAGGTTAAAACTGTAAATGCCGATAAAATCAGCATCACTACAAATTACCTTATCCAGCAAAACACCCCTGCGGTTGATGTACAGGTAAGAAAAACGTTAATTGAAGCGCTGGCAACCAAACCAGAAACTAAAATAAGTGATAGCGATATCCAGGGCCAATCGAAGGTAAGCGCTACCATAGCCGAAGAATTAAAAACATCGGCTGTTTATACGGTATTAATCGCCATATTGGTAATCTCGGCATACATCTTTATCCGTTTCCGTAAATGGCAATTTAGCTTGGGTGCGATGGTTGCAACCGCGCATGATGCCTTGCTGGTATTGTCCTTTTTCTCGTTATTCAACGGCATATTACCATTCTCGCTGGATATCGACCAGGCGTTCATCGCCGCTATCTTAACGGTAATTGGTTACTCTATTAACGATACCGTGGTGGTGTTCGATAGGATCCGCGAGTTTCTTGATCATAAATCAAAAGATGAACAAACGGAAGATGTTATTAACCGCGCTATCAACAGTACATTAAGCCGTACCATTATTACCGCGTTAACAGTAATCTTCGTACTGATTGTGTTATTCATATTTGGTGGCGATGTTATCAAAGGCTTCTCGTTCGCATTATTAATCGGGGTTATTTTCGGAACATACTCGTCTATCTGCGTGGCAACACCGGTGATAGTTGACTTTGGAAAAAAAGACCTAAAATAAAATAATCTGATATTATTTAAAAGGCTCCAAAGAACATTTGGGGCCTTTTTTTTAGCCCAACCTCAACCAAAAATGACCGACGGATGGGGTTGCAGATTGGTTACAATGAAGTATAATTGCATCATAAAACAATAACAAGCATTGCCATCGGCATGGGTATTGTGCTGTTGGCTATGAAATAGACAGACGCCCCTTTGCGTCTGCCAAAACAGACAGAAGTGTAAAACTTGCACTTTAAAACAGGAACACAAATAACCCTTCACATGAACACATCAGATAGTTCAAAATTCCCTTTAGTAGTAATAGTTGGTGGTGGCTTTGGCGGCTTGCAGGTAGCAAAAAAACTGGCCGATAAGCCTGTTGATGTACTGATGCTTGATAAGCATAATTACCACACCTTTCAACCTTTGTTGTACCAGGTGGCCATGGGAGGCCTCGAATCCGAATCGATCGCGTTCTCCCTGCGTAAAAATTTTTCGGGTCAAAAAAATTTCCGCTTCAGAATAGCCGAGGTATTAAAGGTTGACGCCGCTAATAATACCATTGATACCACCATTGGCCCAATAGCTTATGATTACCTGGTAATTGCCACCGGATCAACCACCAACTTTTTTGGCAATCACGATATCGAAAAGTTTTCGATGCCGATGAAGTCAATCCCGGAGGCATTAAACTTACGATACTCTGTACTCCAGAACATTGAAGAAGCCCTGCTTAAAACATCTAAAGATGAGCGCGAAGCACTGCTCACGTTTGTGCTGGTAGGTGCCGGCCCAACAGGCGTTGAGCTTTCGGGCTCATTAGCCGAATTGCGCAATCACGTGCTGACCAAAGATTATCCCGAACTTAAAAAAGAGGACATGAAGGTTTACCTGGTAGATTTTTTACCAAAGGTACTGGGGCCTTTCTCTGACCAGGCATCAAACGCCGCCAAAGATTTCCTTACAAAAATGGGTGTGGAAGTATTGTTAGGTGTTAAGGTAGAAAGCTATGATGGAAAAGAAATAAAATTTGAGGGTGGCAAAACCATCCGCACCAAAAACGTGATATGGAGCGCCGGCGTTATGGGCGTAGTACCCGAAGGTATTGAAAAAGGCAATATTGAACGCGGTAACAGGATAAAGGTTGATAACATTTGCCGCATGGTGGGTACCGAAAACATCTTCGCCATTGGCGATGTGGCAGCGATGATAACTGACGAAACACCTAAAGGACACCCGGGCGTAGCTCAGGTAGCAATACAAATGGGCGCGCACGTAGGTAAAACGATTATGCAACTAATTAACCACGAGCCTACCACTCCGTTTAAATATTTCGACAAAGGATCGTTAGCTACCATTGGCCGCAACAAAGCCGTCGCCGATTTAGGTAAGATTAGGTTCCAGGGATTTTTTGCGTGGCTGGTATGGATGTTTGTACACTTAATATCGCTTTTAGGTGGCCGCAACAAAGTAATTGTTTTCATCAACTGGGTATCCAGCTATATCAACTACAATGGCGGCACCCGGCTCATTATCCGCAAGTTTGAACGTGAAGGACTAACCGAGGACGAGCATTTACCGAAGACGGTGGATTGAGGTGTTATCTGAGGTCGGTGGACTGAGATCAGTGGCCGGAAGTTGAAGATTAGCATTTGAAGTATTTAATCCTTCTATTTAAGTACCATATCTCACACCTCCCAAAACAGACAACATCGTGGATCTTTGTTATTTTTAATTTAATATTTAACCTTGTATTTAAGTATCAGACCTCACACCTCCCAAAACAGACAACAGATGCCTATAAAAATAACCGAGTGCCCCCGCGATGCCATGCAGGGCATTGTGCATTTTATTCCTACGGATATAAAGGCCGCTTATATCAACCTGCTTTTGCAGGTGGGTTTTGATACGATTGACTTCGGGAGTTTTGTATCGGCCAAGGCTATTCCACAATTACAGGATACGGCAGAGGTATTGAGTAAATTAGATTTAAGCAATACACAGTCAAAACTATTGGCCATTATTGCCAATTACCGTGGCGCCGAAGAAGCCGTGAAGCATCCCGAAATAACCTACCTGGGGTATCCGTTTTCAATTTCCGAAACATTTCAGCTGCGCAATACCAATACTACCCTATCCCAGGCTTTTGAGAATGTAAAACGGATGCAGGAATTAGCGATTGCCAATAACAAAAAACTACTCGTTTACTTATCAATGGGCTTTGGTAATCCGTATGGCGATGAATGGAACACCGGCGTTATTCATGACTGGACAGGCAAACTGGTAAAACAAGGAATTGATAACATAGCCCTTGCCGATACTATCGGCATTTCGGAGCCGGACCAGATCAGCAGCATATATCCAGAACTCTGCCTGGCATTTCCAAAAACCGAATTCGGTATCCACCTGCACAGCACACCTGATACCTGGCAACCCAAAATAGAAGCTGCTTACCAAAGCGGCTGCAAAAGATTTGATACAGCCATTAAAGGCTACGGCGGATGCCCCATGGCCGCAGATGACCTTACAGGCAACATCGCCACCGAAAACCTAATTGTATACCTCGAAAGTCAAAAAGAGCCCACTGGGCTTTATATGGACAAATTCCGGGAAGCGATGGAATATTCGGGGAGGGTATTTTTGTAGAATTATTTTTTCTGTTTCCCGTCATTGCGAGGTACGAAGCAATCCTCGACATGCTAAGTCCCACATAGTTCGGGATTGCTTCGTACCTCAATGACGGTTGGGTCAAACGATAGTCTTCGCAGCTTTCGCCACCTTTGCCTTCACCGTTTTATCAAAATTCTCCATTACCAACACTGCGGCGCCAACAAGTTCGGCATCAAAACCCAATTCAGAAACTAACAATTCGGTACCTGCAGATAAACGCGGGATACAGTATTTGTGCAGGGCCTGTTGTATGGGCGCCATCAATATTTTGGCAACTTTTGCTCCACGGCCGCTCAACACAATAATAGCCGGGTTCATGATATGAATAAGGATGGCCAGCGCCTTGCCTATTTTGTAGCCGGCATCTGATAGTAATTCAATAGCAAACTGGTCGCCGTTGTTTGCGGCATCCAGCAGGGCATCACCCATAAGTTTGGAGTGATCGTTGGTATTGTGTTTTAAACTGGTTATACGGCCTTGCTGAATACCCTCTATGGCTTTACGGGCTACTACCAGCATTGATGCTTCAGCCTCCAGGCAACCCCTTTTACCACACTCGCACAGTGAACCATCTTCTGATAAGGGGATATGGCTTAGCTCACCGGCAAAACCGTTATGCCCGCGGAATAATTTCCCATTTACAATCATCCCTAAACCAATACCCCAGCCCAGGTTAATTACCATTACCTCGGTTTGCGCCTTGGCAATACCAAACTTTTGCTCG is drawn from Mucilaginibacter ginsenosidivorax and contains these coding sequences:
- a CDS encoding hydroxymethylglutaryl-CoA lyase; the encoded protein is MPIKITECPRDAMQGIVHFIPTDIKAAYINLLLQVGFDTIDFGSFVSAKAIPQLQDTAEVLSKLDLSNTQSKLLAIIANYRGAEEAVKHPEITYLGYPFSISETFQLRNTNTTLSQAFENVKRMQELAIANNKKLLVYLSMGFGNPYGDEWNTGVIHDWTGKLVKQGIDNIALADTIGISEPDQISSIYPELCLAFPKTEFGIHLHSTPDTWQPKIEAAYQSGCKRFDTAIKGYGGCPMAADDLTGNIATENLIVYLESQKEPTGLYMDKFREAMEYSGRVFL
- a CDS encoding ROK family protein, which translates into the protein MEPENKGVKGSQLKNMIIKRLYFNKAMSCAGLSDLFDKSIPSIAKAINELMHEGFVVEHGYAPSSGGRRPLMYSVKANAMYILAVALDQLTARIQLFDLQNSPVADMLTFELKLLNNPNALTILTNQINSYIKTSGVAKGKIAGIGIGMPGFINVTQGINYTYLDANGSLTAYLTEHTGITTYIDNDSSLIALAEQKFGIAKAQTEVMVINLGWGIGLGMIVNGKLFRGHNGFAGELSHIPLSEDGSLCECGKRGCLEAEASMLVVARKAIEGIQQGRITSLKHNTNDHSKLMGDALLDAANNGDQFAIELLSDAGYKIGKALAILIHIMNPAIIVLSGRGAKVAKILMAPIQQALHKYCIPRLSAGTELLVSELGFDAELVGAAVLVMENFDKTVKAKVAKAAKTIV
- a CDS encoding thymidylate synthase encodes the protein MKQYLDLMKHVLETGAQKHDRTGTGTVSVFGYQMRFNLKDGFPMVTTKKLHLKSIIHELIWFLSGDSNIRYLKENGVRIWDEWADADGNLGPVYGVQWRSWPTPDGGHIDQIAQVVNQIKNNPDSRRMIVSAWNVAEVNQMALPPCHSLFQFYVEPANPLKGESKGKLSCQLYQRSADIFLGVPFNIASYALLTMMMAQVCDLDYGDFIHTLGDAHLYNNHLEQVNLQLSREPRPLPTMKINPEVKDIFGFKFEDFTLENYDPHPHIKGVVAV
- a CDS encoding dihydrofolate reductase, whose product is MIVSIIVAIAKNHAIGKDNKLLWYLPNDLKHFKDVTSGHTVIMGRKTFDSVGKPLPRRRNIVITRQDISIEGCEVVKSIEAALVLCAAEDEIFIVGGAEIYRQAIPLTNRIYLTIIDQEFEGDTFFPELNTGDWQETQRENFEPDDKNKYSYSFITLERR
- a CDS encoding type II toxin-antitoxin system death-on-curing family toxin, with the protein product MISIQSVLYIHSQLIKNFGGGEGVRDQGGLEAAIARPYATFDGIDLYPEPIDKAAAIFESLIINHPFIDGNKRTAYTLLRLMLLGFGWDIEASEDEKYDMTIAASTGKLKFDEIKLWLSEKTITKNK
- a CDS encoding NAD(P)/FAD-dependent oxidoreductase, which encodes MNTSDSSKFPLVVIVGGGFGGLQVAKKLADKPVDVLMLDKHNYHTFQPLLYQVAMGGLESESIAFSLRKNFSGQKNFRFRIAEVLKVDAANNTIDTTIGPIAYDYLVIATGSTTNFFGNHDIEKFSMPMKSIPEALNLRYSVLQNIEEALLKTSKDEREALLTFVLVGAGPTGVELSGSLAELRNHVLTKDYPELKKEDMKVYLVDFLPKVLGPFSDQASNAAKDFLTKMGVEVLLGVKVESYDGKEIKFEGGKTIRTKNVIWSAGVMGVVPEGIEKGNIERGNRIKVDNICRMVGTENIFAIGDVAAMITDETPKGHPGVAQVAIQMGAHVGKTIMQLINHEPTTPFKYFDKGSLATIGRNKAVADLGKIRFQGFFAWLVWMFVHLISLLGGRNKVIVFINWVSSYINYNGGTRLIIRKFEREGLTEDEHLPKTVD
- the secDF gene encoding protein translocase subunit SecDF, which translates into the protein MQGKGVIKFFAILLAVVCIYQLSFTWVAQKVESDAKAYAKGNAEKEKAYLDSMSTQPVYPIFKHTYAFVLQRELALGLDLKGGMNVTMQIQLDELVRKIANDNPDATFNQALANADKLQANAKTSQKDYIALFVSEYEKLNPDGKLAAIFSTKDNQDHLKFNATNSEVEAYLRDLASTAVKQSFTVLNTRINQFGVTQPNIQLEASSNRILIELPGVKEPDRVRKLLSGTAKLEFYQTFDNSEAYQTIIAIDNLLGAKNKTIAKTDTTKTTATAAAKTDTAKKAGSLLSKVQKSAEKDTSASALAGKSQLAAQHPLLSVMSLNLYPGQNGQQQLGSGPVVGYALLKDTAKVNSYLHSKLAQSAIPRNMKFLWDVKPMKDAKQKAFALYAIKLSGAENGPVLSGSVITDARADVNQKGSPEVVMIMNSEGAQKWRAVTAEAAAATNKRAIAIVLDDNVYSAPNVQNEISGGVSSIEGSFTQEDTRDLANVLKAGRLPAPAHIVSEDVVGPSLGKQAIAASLLSCVLGLVVVLVFMIAYYNRAGTVAVVAVIINIFFLMGVLTSLGAVLTVPGVAGIVLTLGIAVDANVLVYERVREELALGKSLKIAVADGFKHALPSILDSQISTFLTGLILFIFGSGPIQGFATTLMIGIITSLFCSLLISRVIFEWMLEKGWDIKFSNPWSSHTFKNANYAFVKNRFKFYIFSGTFIIAGIISIFVRGFSYGVDFEGGRNFIITFPNKNITTEQIHSVVDPSLLGRGTEVKTVNADKISITTNYLIQQNTPAVDVQVRKTLIEALATKPETKISDSDIQGQSKVSATIAEELKTSAVYTVLIAILVISAYIFIRFRKWQFSLGAMVATAHDALLVLSFFSLFNGILPFSLDIDQAFIAAILTVIGYSINDTVVVFDRIREFLDHKSKDEQTEDVINRAINSTLSRTIITALTVIFVLIVLFIFGGDVIKGFSFALLIGVIFGTYSSICVATPVIVDFGKKDLK